Within the Vigna angularis cultivar LongXiaoDou No.4 chromosome 10, ASM1680809v1, whole genome shotgun sequence genome, the region TATTAGCAGCATGGAGAAGGAGTGGCCATCCTTGAGCTGCCCAAGTAGCAATGGGATGAGGTTCTGGTCACACGAATGGGAAAAACATGGCACTTGTGCACAATCTGAGCTTGATCAAACTGAGTACTTTGAAGCAACTCTCAAACTCAAGAAAAAACTAAACCTCCTTAAGATCCTCAAGAATGCAGGTacatctttttcatttcttttctatatattcttttttcatACAAAACTTGTTATCTATACATTTTACGTAATTAGAGCAACAATTCTAACAGAAATGAATGAATTTCAGGGATTGAACCAGATGATGAATTTTACAGTCTAAATAGCATAACAAATGCCATAAAAGAGGGCACTGGGTTTACCCCTGGAATAGAGTGTAACAGAGATTCAGCTCGTAACAGTCAACTCTACCAAGTTTACATGTGTGTGGACACTTCTGGGTCAGATTTCATTGAGTGTCCTTTGCTTCCAAGGAGCAAATGTGGTGAACAAATTCAATTTCCCaagttttaacaaaatttagttcaCTAGTTCATCGTGTTTTTCCTTCTTCGTTCTTCTCTATCACATATGTGCTTCATTTGGAGCACTAAGTTGTTTAAGTCATTGATGCTTGCTTATATTGATATAAAGTGGTGGAGATGATTAGTTTCAGAAAGTCAATATCAATCAATTTTAATTGCATCATGTCACAACTTTAATCTCACTTATTCTTCATGATGTTGTAGGTTTATTACATATCATATCTTAAATgcaatgcatttttttttcttttcaaaatccttttttatatatatatatgaattattttggATTAGAGCCTAAATCTTGACAAATTATTTTCCATTGGATAacttattaataattcaaatttttagtTAAAGTTGTAAATTATAAACCAATTTAAAGGAACTCACAACAAACAATCAAGTTAAAAATAAACTGATGAAATAGATTTTGtattatattagtattaaaatatgaatgtcTTACTATAAAGAAGGTTAAAATCAAgataataattagtaaatagagaaacaagaaataacaaaatggtgtagcaatgaaacaagaataaaacaaataaaacgttgagagaaaataaaagttataagttactattttttttttcaattatatcttaattataatattatcatCTATATGCATATGTTTAGTATTCTTGTGcacatgaattaaaaatatatcttgCCAAGTAGTTTTAGTGGGATCCAATTCTTTCCATCAAACCAAAACTTGAGAAATCTAATCAACTTCACATAACATTACTTTTGAAAATGTCTTGATTGATATTTGtgtatttgaaatatttgtGAGCTCCCAATCATCAAATTTGAGTTAGAACCAGTGATGAAATGCATATTGGTTAAGTTCTTAAAAGTTTATTCAAGCTTTGTATATACAAATTTgatcatgtttttttaataagcTATTCTTGACACTAATATTCAACTTCTTCAAACAAATGTTCTCAACCATGTTAGAGATGAAAACAACCAAAGTAAGGAACTCATGTGTGAAACAATTAAGTTCacaataaattaatgaataaaaagtCTTATATTAGATTATGCATCACATATAAATTTCttacaattaaaagactaaCACCAATATAgtgataacaaataaaaatatatgaaataacgAGAATGATGGAGTAATAAAATTagaacaaaacaaagaaaatttctAACAACGACTAAAGGAAAAAAGGAAAACTAGTAAAACTTTTCACActtactttatttttcatttttcttttatatttatttaattttccaaatataGTCATTGATTAAAGATATGgttacttatttttttctcacttttataAGCCATCTTGATTTCATGTTTGTAATTCATGTAACAATATTCTCATATACTTTGTTTAGTAATGTTTTTTTCTATACTCATTTGAATAGTCAAACActcaaaataacaaattatgaaaCAATAATTTTAGACATCCTATCAACcatgaataataattttttagacAC harbors:
- the LOC108335416 gene encoding ribonuclease 3; this translates as MKLIFCIISKLLILLCLSVACLSQDFDFFYFVQQWPGAYCDTRQSCCYPKTGKPAADFSIHGLWPNYNDGSWPSNCDPDSVFDKSQISELISSMEKEWPSLSCPSSNGMRFWSHEWEKHGTCAQSELDQTEYFEATLKLKKKLNLLKILKNAGIEPDDEFYSLNSITNAIKEGTGFTPGIECNRDSARNSQLYQVYMCVDTSGSDFIECPLLPRSKCGEQIQFPKF